The Herbiconiux sp. A18JL235 region CGTAGTAGACGTCGTCGTCGACGTAGTTGAAGTCCCACGCCCACTGCTTGCCGAAGACCTGGATCTTGACGTCGGGGTTCGCGTAGGGCTCCTCGATGGCCGCCTGGTCGCGCGCCGTGAAGGCGAAGAAGCCGAGCACCAGGATGAGCGGCACGATCGTGTAGAAGATCTCGATCGGCATGTTGTAGCGCAGCTGGGCGGGGAGACCGGTCTGGCCCTTGCGGCGACGGTAGACCACGATCGCCCAGATGATGAGCGCCCAGGTGACGACGCCGACGACGAGCAGGACGATCCACGAGGTGACCCAGAGGCCGATGACGCGGTCGACGTTGTTCGTCGTGCCGGGCTCCGTGGGGAGCCATCCCTGCAGCTGCTCCTGCGTGCATCCTGCGAGAACAACGGACATTAACGCCGCGATGGGGATCGCGGCCCAGCGGAGACGTCGTCTAGAGCGCACCAGGAACCTTTCGGGAAGCTACACCTCAGTGTATTTGACCTTCTCCTAGCCTACTGTGTCGATTTCCCCGTGGATGCCACAGCCGCGCCCCTGCGGCGTGTGTTAGAGACGCGAAAAGGGCCGTCCCGGAGGGAACGGCCCTTTTCTGAGCGGCGTGTCGCCGCACCTCGGCTCGACGTCAGTGGAACGAGTCGCCGCAGGCGCAGCTGCCGGATGCGTTCGGGTTGTCGATGGTGAAGCCCTGCTTCTGGATGGTGTCTTCGAAGTCGATGGTGGCGCCCTCGAGGTAGGGGGTGCTCATCTTGTCGACGATGACCTCGACGCCGTCGAAGTCGACGACACCGTCGCCGTCGAGCATGCGCTCGTCGAAGTAGAGCTGGTAGATCAGGCCTGAGCACCCGCCCGGCTGCACGGCGACGCGCAGCCGCAGGTCGTCTCGGCCCTCCTGCTCGAGCAGCGTCTTGACCTTCTGGCCGGCCGCGGGGGTGATGCCCACCTTGTGCGCGGGCGCCTCGGCGGGGGCCGAGCCTGCCGCCGTGACGGACTCTGCGGTGATGGTGTCGCTCATCGGCACTCCATTTCGATCGGACGTATGCGGGAAGTCTAACTCCGGCAACCGCGAACCCGGCTCATTCATTCCCGGCCGTCGAGGCCCTGTCGTTCAGGCGCGCCAGAAGCAGAGCCTGGGCCCCGATTGCCCGCTTGAACACCCCGAGGTGCAGCGACTCGTTCGGGCTGTGCGCACGGGTGTGCGGGTCTTCGACGCCGGTGACGAGGATCTGCGCCTCGGGGAACTCGGCGACCAGCTGCGGGATGAACGGGATGGAGCCGCCGATGCCGGCGAGCACCGCGGGCCTCCCCCAGGCGTCGGCCATGGCACGCTCGGCCTCGGCGACGGCCCAGCCGGAGGTGTCGACGAGGAAGGGGCTCCCGGTGTCGACCTCGTCGATCTCGACATGGGCGCCGAACGGGGTGTGCGAGCGGATGTGCTGCGTGACGGCGTCGAGAGCCTCGCGAGCATCCTGACCCGGTGCGATGCGCACGCTCACGCGGAGGGCGACGGAGGGGACGAGGGTGTTCGAGGCGTTCGCCACCGACGGCGCGTCGATGCCGGTGACCGTGAGTGAGGGCTGGTTCCAGAGCCGGGAGAGGATGCTGCCGGTTCCCACCGGGGCGACGCCCTCGAGCAGGCCAGCCTCGGCCCGGAGGGTCTCCTCGGTGTACTCGGGCGTGTCGGCGTCGCGGGTGACGAGCCCGGCGACGGCGACCGAGCCCGCGTCGTCGTGGAAGCTCGCGGCCAGGCGCACGGCGGCCATCATGGCGTCGGGCGCCGCCCCACCGAACATGCCGGAGTGCGAGGCGTGGGCGAGCGTCGTCACCGTGAGCCGGAAGGTGACGTTGCCGCGGAGGCTCACCGTGAGCGACGGCGTCTTCTCGTCCCAGTTGTCGGAGTCGGCGACGACGATCACGTCGGCGGCGAGCCGGTCGCGGTTCTCGCGCAGGAAGTTCTCGAAGGAGCGGGAGCCGAACTCCTCCTCCCCCTCGATGAAGACGGTGAGACCGAGGTCGAAGTCGGGTCCCGCCACCTCGGCGAGGGCGCGCACGGCGGCGAGGTGCGAGAGCACTCCCGCCTTGTCGTCGGCGGCACCGCGCCCGTAGAGGCGGTCGCCGCGCACGGTCGGCTCGAAGGCCGGCGACTCCCAGTCGGCCTCGGCGCCCGGGGGCTGCACGTCGTGGTGGGCGTAGAGCAGCACGGTGGGGCGCCCATTGCGGGCAGGGCGGGTGGCGAGCACGGCGGGCTGGCCGTCCTCGCCGGTGGAGGTGGTGGAGCGGCGCACGTCGACGCTCTCGAACAGCCCGGTCTCGCGGAACAGCGCCGCCACGGCGTCGGCGCTCGCTGCCACATGGGCGGGATCGAAGGCCGACCACGACACCGAGGGGATGCGCACGAGACCCGCCAGCTCGGCGATCGACGACGGCAGGGCCGCCTCCACCGCCGCGAGCACCGCTCGGTCGCGGTCGTCGAGCGCTGTTTCCTGGGAGAACGGGGAATCGGTGGGACCAGTCATGCAGGTAATCTTAAGAGAACGACGAACGAGGACACCGTGGCCAAGAAATCCAGCACCCCCGAACCCGTGATCGAGACTCCCGAGGAGCCTACGGTCGGCAAGGGGCACGCCACCCCCACGCGCAAGGAGCGCGAAGCCGCCAACCAGCGGCCCCTCGTCCCCACCGATCGCAAGCTCGCCTCGAAGGAGGCGCGCGCGAAGATGCAGGTGCAGCGCGACAGGGCCCGCGTGGGCATGGCCAACGGCGAGGAGAAGTACCTCCCGATGCGCGACAAGGGCGCGCAGCGGCGGTATATCCGTGACTACGTCGATGCCCGGTTCAACCTCGGCGAGTTCCTCATCCCCGCGATGTTCGTCGTCATCCTGCTCACCCTCGTTCCCGCACCCGAGGTGCAGGCGGGCGTG contains the following coding sequences:
- a CDS encoding DUF3043 domain-containing protein produces the protein MAKKSSTPEPVIETPEEPTVGKGHATPTRKEREAANQRPLVPTDRKLASKEARAKMQVQRDRARVGMANGEEKYLPMRDKGAQRRYIRDYVDARFNLGEFLIPAMFVVILLTLVPAPEVQAGVMLGLYAFVVLVIADCVFLGWRLMRKLREKFGADKLERGLRWYATMRALQFRRLRLPKPQVKRGQYPQ
- a CDS encoding dipeptidase, which produces MTGPTDSPFSQETALDDRDRAVLAAVEAALPSSIAELAGLVRIPSVSWSAFDPAHVAASADAVAALFRETGLFESVDVRRSTTSTGEDGQPAVLATRPARNGRPTVLLYAHHDVQPPGAEADWESPAFEPTVRGDRLYGRGAADDKAGVLSHLAAVRALAEVAGPDFDLGLTVFIEGEEEFGSRSFENFLRENRDRLAADVIVVADSDNWDEKTPSLTVSLRGNVTFRLTVTTLAHASHSGMFGGAAPDAMMAAVRLAASFHDDAGSVAVAGLVTRDADTPEYTEETLRAEAGLLEGVAPVGTGSILSRLWNQPSLTVTGIDAPSVANASNTLVPSVALRVSVRIAPGQDAREALDAVTQHIRSHTPFGAHVEIDEVDTGSPFLVDTSGWAVAEAERAMADAWGRPAVLAGIGGSIPFIPQLVAEFPEAQILVTGVEDPHTRAHSPNESLHLGVFKRAIGAQALLLARLNDRASTAGNE
- the coxB gene encoding cytochrome c oxidase subunit II — its product is MRSRRRLRWAAIPIAALMSVVLAGCTQEQLQGWLPTEPGTTNNVDRVIGLWVTSWIVLLVVGVVTWALIIWAIVVYRRRKGQTGLPAQLRYNMPIEIFYTIVPLILVLGFFAFTARDQAAIEEPYANPDVKIQVFGKQWAWDFNYVDDDVYYAGVQGQQNPDDANGNLVESELPVLYLPVGKTVEIQLESRDVIHSFWVIDFLYKKDMLPGKTNYMYVTPEREGTFTGKCAELCGEYHSMMLFNVKVVSQQEYDDYIASLRAAGNEGQLGHEYDRNQNLPGIGTPAHEEE
- a CDS encoding HesB/IscA family protein, translating into MSDTITAESVTAAGSAPAEAPAHKVGITPAAGQKVKTLLEQEGRDDLRLRVAVQPGGCSGLIYQLYFDERMLDGDGVVDFDGVEVIVDKMSTPYLEGATIDFEDTIQKQGFTIDNPNASGSCACGDSFH